The DNA segment CGCCGGCTTCCAGTTCTCGGTGAGCACGACTGCCCGGTCGTCCACGACGGCGTATTTCGCGTGATGAAAGCGATAGCGGGCGCTCTTGCCACCGAGTACGGTGACCGTGACGTTCGCCGCGACCAGCCGATCGAGCGCGGCGGCGCTGCGGTTGGTCAGCCCGCCGACGGGTGCTCCATCGACGAGCACCTCGACCGCGACCCCTCGCTCCCGTGCCGCGATCAGTTGGTCGACCACACGCTCGGAGGTGAGTGTGTACCCCGCCAGCAGGAGTCGACGATCCGCCCGGTCGAGCACGGCCAGCGGAACGCCCGGCGCATCCGGTAGCGTGAACGCTCTGGCCGTCCCGCCGCCGCCCTTGATCGGCTCGAAGGTCGTCGCCCCGAGCGGCCGCCAGCGCCGGTCGCCGCTGGGCCGGAGGACCTCCCCTTCCGGTGCGTCGGCGTAGCGTACCGTCGTCACGTCGCCGTCAGGTCCCGAGAGCCGCAGCGTCTCGCCGCCGTTCGCCAGCGCTGGCACCCCCTCGACCTCCAGCATTGGCCCGTCGACGCTGTCCGGCACGGCACTTTCGTTGGCTGTCAGTACTACTCGCCCTCCGACGGTCCGGTTCGGGAGGGCTGTCTCGCTGTCGTCGTCCCCCAGTCGATACGTGCCCAGATCGGTCCCGTCAGGCACGGAGAGGGTGAGAAACTCGCCGGCGTCGCCGTGTGCGACCGGGTTCGGGTAGACTGCGACGATCTTGGGGGTCGTCGCGTTCTCACCTGCAGTTGCTGTCGCCACGTCAGCGGTCGCGCCGACACCCGCAGCTACCACGATGACGAGCACGACCACCAGCCCCTGCCCGATCCGGGACACGCCACGGGGTGGGGCGACTTCAGGTATAAATCTCGGGGGATGAACGCCCGAAACGGCCGTCCGATCAGGACGACAGCGCGGCCTTTTCGGCTTCGACCTGGACGAGATACGAGTCGTCGGCGTTGTCTTCGACGGCTTCGAAGGCGCGTTCGGTACCGATCTGGACGAGTGCCCACGCCGCGCTGGCACGGACGTTGTCGTCGGGGTCCGCAGCTAGCACGTCCGCGAGCGGTTCGATCGCTCGGGTGTCGCCGATCCGGCCGAGTGTCCGAGCGGCCGCGGATCGGATGTCGGCCTCCTCGGCCGCCAGGCGGTTCGCGACCGTCTGGGTGGCCTCCTCGCTACCGATCGCGCCGACCGCGCGCAGCGTCTCCAGCTGGAGCGAGCGGTCGCCGTCGCCGTCGATAAAGTCGAGCAGTGAATCCAGCGCCTTGGGGTCGCCGATCTTCCCGACGACATTGATCGCCTTCTTGTTTCGCTTGCCCGCCATCGGAAGCACGTCCTCAAGCGCCTCCGGCGGCGCGATACGGGCCAGCGACTGGAGGACGTTCTCCTCCATGAAGTGCTCTTTCCCGCCGGGGAGCTTTTCCAGGGCCAGCAGGATCATCTCGATCGCTTCCTCGTCGCTCCGGTCCTGCTGGTATCGTTTCTCGTAGAGCTTGACTGCGTTCCACTCGGGCGGGTAATCCCTGTGCTCCTCCGGACCGAGTACGTCGTAGAAGCCCTCAGCGGTGAGCTGCTCGCGGACCGTCAGGTCGTCCCAGGACTCGGCGGCGTCGACGTCCTCGGCCAACTCGCCCGTTGCGGTCAACAGCGCCTCGATCGTCTCGCTGTCCTCGTCGGGGTCGAGAGCCAGTTCCGAGAGCGCCCCGACGGCGGCTTCGAGTCGCTCGGCCGGCTCCCCGTCGTCGATCTCCCCGTCGATTTCGTCGCCGATCGCGTCCAGAAACGTCGCCACGGCGTTCGCAAGGTCCGCGTCCCCGTCCTCGGTCCAGCGGGTCCCCTCGATCGTCGAGACGGCGTCCTCGACCGCGCCGATGACGTCGTCCAGATAGGGGCCGCGCTGTTCGTCGAGCTCCCCGCGGAGGTCGCCGATCCGGTCTTCGAGCGCGTCGGTCGGATCGTCCTCGTCTTCGTCGTCCGGTTCGGGCAACTCGGCGGCGTCGAGTGCCTCGGCAGTCGCGTCCAGCGTCGCCTCGATTTCGTCGAGGTCGGCCTCGGTCTCGGCGGCCTCGAGCGACTCGGCTACCGAGTCCAAACGCGACTCGAACTCCTCGAGGTCGGTCGGTGCCGCCTCGTCCTCGTCCGGCTCGTCCCCGTTGCTCATACCCGAGTTTGTGGGTGTCTCGGGCAAGAGCGTTTCCCTTCCGGCCACCGTGGGCGCCGTCACCGCGATCGCGGATACAGCATCGGCGCGAACAATAGATACGCCAGCGCCGCCGCGAGCAGGGCTCGCGGGAACACGCGCGCGAACGCGAGCGGTGCGAGTACGGCCCCGGCCTGCACGACCCCCATCGCCAGCGCGTCCCGCTCGCTCAGCTCCGGATACTCGATCGAGGTGATCATCAGATAGACGAAGACGCCGGTCGCGCCGAGCAAGAGCGCGGGATCGGTGACGCCGGAGAGATACGCCGCCGCCAGGACCGTCGCCGCCAGTGTCGTCTGGACGCCCCGGGTGGTCCGGTCGTCCAGATCGTAGGCGGTGTACATCCCCAGCCTGACGACCGCCGCCGCGACGTACAACGCCGGAATTGCCAGCGCTGTGAGTTCCGGCACTGACAGCGTCGTGAGCTCCAGTTCCCACGACCGGCCGGCGATCGCGTAGACGAACACCGCGGGCGCGACGCCGAAGGACGCGACGTCGGCCAGCGAGTCGACGTATTCCCCGACCTGGGTACTCCCGTGAACCCGCGCGAGGACGCCGTCGAGGCCGTCGGCGATCGCCGCCAGCAGGATGAGCTGTGCCGCGAGCCCCGGATCGGTCATCGCGGCCACGGCGGCGGTAAAGCCCAGCGCCGCGTTGGCGACAGTCACGATGTCGGCCGCGCCGAGGCGACCGAGAAATCGGGGCCGGAGCTGCATACCCGTCTTCTCGCCGAGGGTCGCCTTAGTCCGTTCGGTCTCGGGGTGTTCCACCGAATGATATCAGATATCAAATGTATTCGCCCGAGGTCTCTTTACCACTGAGGCCCGACGGACGGGTATGAAGCGACGGGCGTTTCTCGCGACCGGTGCAGCGACGCTGGCCGGCGGCTGCACGGCCCTGGGGTCGGGCGGCGGTGACTACGACATCGGTATGACCTCGATGGCCTTCGAGCCGGCGACGCTCGAAGTCGAGGTCGGCACGACGGTCGTCTGGCAGAACACGAACTCCCGTGCCCACACCGTCACGGCCTACGAGGAGGGGATTCCTGATGGAGCCGAGTACTTCGCGACCGGCGGGTTCGACAGCGAGG comes from the Halapricum desulfuricans genome and includes:
- a CDS encoding protein sorting system archaetidylserine synthase (This PssA-like phosphatidyltransferase, along with a PssD-like decarboxylase, is required in Haloarchaea for the archaeosortase ArtA to replace the PGF-CTERM sorting signal with a C-terminal lipid anchor.) — encoded protein: MQLRPRFLGRLGAADIVTVANAALGFTAAVAAMTDPGLAAQLILLAAIADGLDGVLARVHGSTQVGEYVDSLADVASFGVAPAVFVYAIAGRSWELELTTLSVPELTALAIPALYVAAAVVRLGMYTAYDLDDRTTRGVQTTLAATVLAAAYLSGVTDPALLLGATGVFVYLMITSIEYPELSERDALAMGVVQAGAVLAPLAFARVFPRALLAAALAYLLFAPMLYPRSR
- a CDS encoding cupredoxin domain-containing protein yields the protein MKRRAFLATGAATLAGGCTALGSGGGDYDIGMTSMAFEPATLEVEVGTTVVWQNTNSRAHTVTAYEEGIPDGAEYFATGGFDSEAAAREQWYENGDGNLFGGETFSYTVEVPGTYEYFCIPHEGGGMVGTIEAIE
- a CDS encoding phospholipase D-like domain-containing protein; amino-acid sequence: MSRIGQGLVVVLVIVVAAGVGATADVATATAGENATTPKIVAVYPNPVAHGDAGEFLTLSVPDGTDLGTYRLGDDDSETALPNRTVGGRVVLTANESAVPDSVDGPMLEVEGVPALANGGETLRLSGPDGDVTTVRYADAPEGEVLRPSGDRRWRPLGATTFEPIKGGGGTARAFTLPDAPGVPLAVLDRADRRLLLAGYTLTSERVVDQLIAARERGVAVEVLVDGAPVGGLTNRSAAALDRLVAANVTVTVLGGKSARYRFHHAKYAVVDDRAVVLTENWKPAGTGGASSRGWGAVVDTATVVDGLVRTFRADSNGRGARPWEQFRADATIEPAAPTSGRYPTRIEPRTVEVERTELLVAPDNAAGRVEDLLANATDSIRIVQVSIGGRDDRLLREAIAAAERGVEVQILLSSAWYTREDNRRLVADLRSVAGREGVALSVRLADPGGRYEKIHAKGVIIDGDTVVLGSLNWNDNAYENNREVALVLHGQDVGAYFGEVFERDWRGGITLVPAGSLAAPLIAATPTALLARRIEFDE
- a CDS encoding HEAT repeat domain-containing protein, with product MSNGDEPDEDEAAPTDLEEFESRLDSVAESLEAAETEADLDEIEATLDATAEALDAAELPEPDDEDEDDPTDALEDRIGDLRGELDEQRGPYLDDVIGAVEDAVSTIEGTRWTEDGDADLANAVATFLDAIGDEIDGEIDDGEPAERLEAAVGALSELALDPDEDSETIEALLTATGELAEDVDAAESWDDLTVREQLTAEGFYDVLGPEEHRDYPPEWNAVKLYEKRYQQDRSDEEAIEMILLALEKLPGGKEHFMEENVLQSLARIAPPEALEDVLPMAGKRNKKAINVVGKIGDPKALDSLLDFIDGDGDRSLQLETLRAVGAIGSEEATQTVANRLAAEEADIRSAAARTLGRIGDTRAIEPLADVLAADPDDNVRASAAWALVQIGTERAFEAVEDNADDSYLVQVEAEKAALSS